A window of the Rhizobium brockwellii genome harbors these coding sequences:
- a CDS encoding alpha-D-glucose phosphate-specific phosphoglucomutase, whose protein sequence is MIKSVSTTPYLDQKPGTSGLRKKVPVFQQPNYAENFIQSIFDSLEGYQGKCLVIGGDGRYYNREVIQKAVKMAAANGFGKVMVGKGGILSTPAASHIIRKYKAFGGIILSASHNPGGPTEDFGIKYNINNGGPAPEKITDAIYARSKTIDSYKIADFADVNLDRIGKDELPGGTILSVIDPVEDYAALMEELFDFGAIRNLISLGFRIAFDGMSAVTGPYAKEIFENRLGAPSGSVRNFMPLPDFGGHHPDPNPVHCKELFDEMMGDDAPDFGAASDGDGDRNLIIGRGIFVTPSDSLAILAANANLAPGYSGGLAGIARSMPTSGAADRVAEKRGIGMYETPTGWKFFGNLLDAGMATICGEESSGTGSSHVREKDGLWAVLLWLNILAVRGESVADIVTQHWQTYGRNYYSRHDYEGLDTDAANGLVDNLRSQLPTLPGKSFGNLKVEKADDFAYHDPIDKSVSEHQGIRVLFEGGSRVVFRLSGTGTSGATLRVYIERYEPDSTRHNIETQEALADLIAAAESIASIRERTGRDAPTVVT, encoded by the coding sequence ATGATCAAGTCCGTCTCCACCACGCCCTATCTGGACCAGAAACCCGGCACGTCGGGCCTGCGCAAGAAGGTTCCGGTCTTCCAGCAGCCGAACTATGCGGAGAACTTCATCCAGTCGATCTTCGATTCGCTGGAAGGCTATCAGGGCAAATGCCTCGTCATCGGCGGCGATGGACGCTACTACAATCGCGAGGTCATTCAGAAGGCGGTCAAGATGGCCGCGGCCAATGGCTTCGGCAAGGTCATGGTCGGCAAGGGCGGTATCCTGTCGACGCCGGCCGCGTCCCACATCATCCGCAAATACAAGGCTTTCGGCGGCATCATTCTCTCCGCCAGCCACAATCCCGGCGGCCCGACCGAAGACTTCGGCATCAAGTACAACATCAACAATGGCGGCCCGGCGCCGGAAAAGATCACCGACGCGATCTATGCGCGCTCCAAGACGATCGACAGCTACAAGATCGCCGATTTCGCCGACGTCAATCTCGACCGCATCGGCAAGGACGAGCTTCCCGGCGGCACGATCCTCTCGGTCATCGATCCGGTCGAGGACTATGCCGCGCTGATGGAAGAGCTGTTCGATTTCGGCGCCATCCGCAATCTGATCAGCCTCGGCTTCCGCATCGCCTTCGATGGGATGAGCGCCGTCACCGGTCCCTATGCCAAGGAAATCTTCGAGAATCGTCTCGGCGCCCCCTCGGGCTCGGTGCGCAACTTCATGCCGCTGCCGGATTTCGGCGGCCATCATCCGGACCCGAACCCGGTGCACTGCAAGGAACTCTTCGATGAAATGATGGGCGATGACGCGCCCGATTTCGGCGCCGCTTCCGACGGCGACGGCGACCGCAACCTGATCATCGGCCGCGGCATCTTCGTCACGCCCTCCGATAGCCTGGCGATCCTTGCCGCCAACGCCAATCTCGCCCCCGGCTATTCCGGCGGCCTTGCCGGCATCGCCCGTTCGATGCCGACATCGGGTGCTGCCGACCGCGTCGCCGAAAAACGCGGCATCGGCATGTATGAAACGCCGACCGGCTGGAAGTTCTTCGGCAACCTGCTCGACGCCGGCATGGCGACGATCTGCGGTGAGGAAAGCTCCGGCACCGGCTCCAGTCACGTTCGCGAAAAGGATGGCCTCTGGGCCGTGCTGCTATGGCTGAACATTCTTGCCGTGCGCGGCGAGAGCGTCGCCGATATCGTCACCCAGCATTGGCAGACCTACGGCCGCAACTATTATTCTCGCCATGATTATGAAGGCCTCGACACCGATGCGGCGAACGGCTTGGTGGACAATCTGCGCAGCCAGCTTCCCACGCTGCCCGGCAAGAGCTTCGGCAACCTGAAGGTCGAGAAGGCCGACGACTTCGCCTATCACGATCCGATCGACAAATCGGTGAGCGAGCATCAAGGTATCCGTGTACTCTTCGAGGGCGGCTCCCGCGTCGTCTTCCGCCTGTCTGGCACCGGCACGTCTGGCGCAACCTTGCGTGTCTATATCGAGCGCTACGAGCCGGATTCGACTCGTCACAACATCGAAACGCAGGAAGCGCTCGCCGATCTGATCGCCGCCGCCGAAAGCATAGCCAGCATTCGTGAACGCACGGGACGCGATGCGCCAACCGTGGTCACCTGA
- the glgX gene encoding glycogen debranching protein GlgX, whose translation MRGNSSAQAGAIVFETGVEFAVWSHHAAQIELCLFEDDGNREFARLPMARDSNHIHRLFVDGLKAGARYGYRADGIYAPDNGLWFDPSKLLIDPYAKEIDRPFRYDPRLGIYGEDSQDLMPKAIVTTDSPAAISKPLFKPGGFIYEVAVRPFTILHPDVPQAQRGTVAALAHPSVVAHLKRIGVDAVELMPITAWIDERHLPPLGLTNGWGYNPVAFMALDPRLVPGGMTELRETVAALHAEGIAVILDLVFNHTGESDRYGATLSLRGLDNLHYYRHVQNCPGELVNDTGTGNTLACDHPEVRRLVVDSLRHFVLNAGVDGFRFDLAPVLGRTATGFERDGTLAAILSDDVLADRIMIAEPWDIGPGGYQLGNFPPPFLEWNDRVRDDLRCYWRGDDWKTGALATAVAGSSDIFSRNNGKETRSVNFLAAHDGFTLIDLVSYAGKHNDANGEHNRDGHNENHSWNNGVEGETVYPTIRKRRRDDVMALISTLFATRGSIMLTAGDEGGRSQHGNNNAFCQDNEITWLDWKALDGDLIAHTAFVAGLRRRFTVFSEMGFLAGNGDVEWISLSGEPMTVAEWETPSLSTLGILLSTGDRSARGRQTRLGVLFNRSGSRQFFTLPSKSESAWRQLTPDGAKKTGGRATVEPRSIAFFVEN comes from the coding sequence ATGCGGGGGAACAGTTCGGCGCAAGCCGGCGCGATCGTCTTCGAGACCGGCGTCGAATTTGCCGTGTGGTCGCATCATGCCGCACAGATCGAACTCTGCCTCTTTGAGGATGACGGCAACAGGGAATTCGCGCGCCTGCCGATGGCGCGCGACAGCAACCACATCCATCGTCTGTTTGTCGACGGATTGAAGGCGGGCGCGCGCTACGGCTATCGCGCCGACGGTATCTACGCGCCCGATAACGGCCTCTGGTTCGATCCTTCCAAACTGCTGATCGACCCCTACGCCAAGGAGATCGATAGGCCGTTTCGCTACGATCCCCGCCTCGGCATCTATGGCGAGGACAGCCAGGATCTGATGCCGAAGGCGATTGTCACCACCGATAGCCCAGCCGCGATCAGCAAGCCGCTCTTCAAACCGGGTGGCTTTATATATGAGGTGGCGGTACGGCCCTTCACCATTCTCCATCCCGACGTGCCGCAAGCCCAGCGCGGCACGGTCGCAGCGCTTGCGCATCCCTCCGTCGTCGCGCATTTGAAGCGGATCGGTGTCGATGCCGTCGAACTGATGCCGATCACTGCCTGGATCGACGAACGCCACCTGCCGCCGCTCGGCCTCACCAACGGCTGGGGCTACAATCCCGTCGCCTTCATGGCGCTTGATCCCCGGCTCGTCCCCGGCGGCATGACCGAGCTGCGCGAGACGGTTGCTGCCCTCCATGCCGAAGGCATCGCCGTCATCCTCGACCTCGTCTTCAACCATACCGGCGAGAGCGACCGTTACGGCGCGACGCTGTCGCTGCGCGGCCTCGACAACCTGCATTATTATCGCCACGTCCAGAATTGCCCGGGCGAACTCGTCAACGACACAGGCACCGGCAACACGCTCGCCTGCGATCATCCCGAGGTCCGCCGCCTCGTCGTCGACAGCCTGCGCCATTTCGTGCTCAACGCCGGCGTCGACGGTTTTCGCTTCGATCTCGCCCCGGTGCTCGGCCGCACCGCGACAGGTTTCGAACGCGACGGAACACTGGCCGCGATCCTCTCCGACGATGTGCTTGCCGACCGGATCATGATCGCCGAACCCTGGGATATCGGCCCTGGCGGTTATCAGCTCGGCAATTTCCCACCGCCCTTCCTTGAATGGAACGACCGGGTTCGCGACGACCTGCGCTGCTACTGGCGCGGCGACGATTGGAAGACCGGCGCGCTGGCAACCGCAGTCGCCGGCTCCTCCGACATCTTCTCCCGCAACAACGGCAAGGAAACGCGCAGCGTCAATTTCCTCGCCGCCCATGACGGCTTCACGTTGATCGATCTCGTCTCCTATGCCGGAAAGCACAACGACGCCAACGGCGAGCACAATCGCGACGGCCATAACGAGAACCATTCCTGGAACAATGGCGTCGAAGGCGAGACCGTTTATCCGACGATCCGCAAGCGTCGCCGGGACGATGTGATGGCGCTGATATCAACGCTCTTTGCCACCCGCGGCAGCATCATGCTGACGGCGGGCGATGAGGGTGGCCGCAGCCAGCACGGCAACAACAACGCTTTTTGCCAGGACAACGAGATCACCTGGCTGGACTGGAAGGCGTTGGACGGGGATCTCATCGCCCACACCGCCTTCGTTGCGGGGCTGCGCCGCCGCTTCACCGTCTTTTCCGAAATGGGCTTCCTGGCAGGAAATGGTGATGTCGAATGGATTTCTCTTTCCGGGGAGCCGATGACCGTTGCCGAATGGGAGACGCCGTCGCTTTCCACCCTCGGCATATTGCTATCGACCGGTGATCGCTCCGCGCGCGGCAGGCAGACCCGGCTTGGCGTGCTTTTCAACCGCTCGGGGAGCCGCCAGTTTTTCACGCTTCCTTCCAAAAGCGAATCGGCCTGGCGCCAGTTGACGCCGGATGGAGCGAAGAAGACCGGTGGCCGCGCAACCGTAGAGCCGCGCTCTATCGCCTTTTTCGTAGAAAATTGA
- a CDS encoding MaoC family dehydratase, which produces MVTEISLSDVRGLIGMETGLSDWVTVDQTMIDAFASATDDHQFIHVDPERAAAESPFGGTIAHGFLTLSLLSTMNYNCLPKVREQTLGINYGFDRVRFMTPVKSGARVRGRFLLSEARFRGAGMLMTTYDVTIEIENERKPALTAKWITIIQFDPKDRPEDV; this is translated from the coding sequence ATGGTCACGGAAATTTCACTCTCCGACGTGCGGGGATTGATCGGCATGGAAACGGGCCTTTCGGATTGGGTCACCGTCGACCAGACGATGATCGACGCCTTCGCGTCGGCGACCGACGACCATCAGTTCATTCATGTCGATCCTGAGCGCGCGGCGGCCGAAAGCCCCTTCGGCGGCACCATCGCCCATGGCTTCCTGACCCTGTCTTTGCTGTCGACGATGAACTACAACTGCCTGCCGAAAGTGCGCGAGCAGACTCTTGGCATCAATTACGGCTTCGATCGCGTCCGTTTCATGACGCCGGTGAAAAGCGGCGCCCGCGTCCGCGGTCGCTTCCTGCTTTCCGAAGCCCGCTTCCGCGGCGCCGGCATGCTGATGACCACCTATGACGTTACGATCGAGATCGAAAACGAGAGGAAGCCGGCGCTGACGGCAAAATGGATCACCATCATCCAATTCGACCCGAAGGACCGTCCCGAGGACGTCTGA
- a CDS encoding VOC family protein, which translates to MLHHASLGVSDIERSAAFYDAALAALGYIRVWDDIRPGQTGQAIGYGLPGGGDKLAIKHRPDGQRAPGPGFHLAFAAPNRQAVDQFYAAAIAQGGGDNGRPGLRSHYGEHYYAAFVMDPDGHALEAVFNSAE; encoded by the coding sequence ATGCTGCACCATGCCTCCCTTGGTGTTTCTGATATCGAGCGGTCGGCGGCATTTTACGATGCTGCCCTTGCCGCGCTCGGTTATATCAGGGTCTGGGACGATATCAGGCCGGGGCAAACAGGGCAGGCAATCGGCTACGGCCTTCCCGGCGGCGGGGACAAGCTGGCGATCAAGCATCGCCCGGACGGCCAGCGTGCGCCCGGCCCGGGTTTTCATCTGGCGTTTGCCGCGCCGAACCGCCAGGCAGTCGATCAGTTTTATGCGGCGGCAATCGCGCAAGGCGGCGGTGACAATGGCCGGCCCGGCCTGCGGTCCCATTACGGTGAGCACTATTACGCGGCGTTCGTCATGGATCCCGACGGACACGCTCTCGAAGCGGTGTTCAACTCGGCCGAGTAG